A genome region from Populus alba chromosome 5, ASM523922v2, whole genome shotgun sequence includes the following:
- the LOC118061828 gene encoding uncharacterized protein, translated as MELELGLKITHARDDITSFTGLRVAKDHAGPLFLSRETETVFNLIAYLTGFRKENIDIKISEDGNQITISGKKPVQELVLIGWIMHKKEVELRAFSKAFRIPHGVVLDKIKAKFSDQDLTLTITLPKLENGIRGVGVEEVKEEEVDKGRGEATQITADRAPEGESREPEMKKVEEIDQVVQKEMNTREAETTRAVALELSRKEKDNEAAKEESIEPKIRTDEETAQVREQAIDQGQFKEVEEVADHMSGERDNSKEIVEEKSAEPNIESKEESEKFVEQKVDAGDRVPERVGDTTLQRKPEPKDQSELEEATLEKSEPPATATTATYQETTIKDSKQVKPEKEIEHQEPKEPTLGEETESKELPGLKEQWKKQETPEAKSADEETLPKHPERNQLLQAFKDQVTKQPESSNQPSSQANQEHAAEENDPVRAEISQESVKLGTETNVQEPTTPGPDHKKKLADKSRNDEAQEINEATTDDVEEEHESVKVKDLGEGATNRKNSVSRGTKLFPPLVVAGSAILVSIIVLVISWIRAKKR; from the exons ATGGAGTTAGAGCTGGGACTCAAGATCACCCATGCTAGAGATGATATCACCTCCTTCACCGGCCTTCGGGTTGCTAAAGACCATGCTGGTCCTCTCTTCTTGTCTAGAGAAACCGAGACCGTGTTCAACCTTATTGCATATCTCACAG GTTTTAGAAAGGAGAATATTGACATCAAGATTAGCGAAGATGGTAATCAGATCACAATCAGTGGGAAGAAGCCGGTTCAGGAGCTGGTGTTGATAGGGTGGATTATGCACAAGAAAGAGGTTGAGTTAAGGGCATTCAGCAAGGCTTTTCGAATCCCTCATGgtgtcgttttggataaaatcaAGGCAAAATTCAGTGACCAAGATTTGACTTTGACGATCACTCTGCCGAAATTGGAGAATGGAATTCGTGGCGTTGGGGTAGAGGAAGTGAAGGAAGAGGAGGTTGATAAAGGGAGAGGTGAAGCTACACAAATTACAGCGGATAGGGCTCCTGAAGGAGAAAGTAGAGAGCCCGAGATGAAGAAGGTGGAAGAAATCGACCAAGTTGTGCAAAAGGAGATGAACACAAGGGAAGCTGAAACAACAAGAGCAGTAGCTCTTGAGCtttcaaggaaagaaaaagataatgaaGCAGCTAAGGAAGAAAGCATAGAGCCCAAGATTAGAACAGATGAAGAAACTGCTCAGGTCAGGGAGCAGGCAATTGATCAAGGGCAATTCAAGGAAGTAGAAGAGGTAGCTGATCACATGTCCGGTGAAAGAGACAACAGCAAAGAGATAGTAGAGGAAAAATCTGCAGAGCCAAATATTGAAAGCAAGGAAGAAAGTGAAAAGTTTGTGGAACAGAAGGTTGATGCAGGTGACAGAGTGCCTGAAAGAGTTGGAGATACAACGTTACAAAGGAAACCTGAACCTAAAGATCAGAGCGAATTAGAAGAAGCCACTCTTGAAAAGTCAGAGCCTCCTGCTACTGCTACCACAGCTACATATCAGGAAACAACAATCAAGGACTCTAAGCAGGTTAAGCCAGAGAAAGAGATTGAGCACCAAGAGCCAAAAGAGCCCACTCTAGGTGAAGAAACGGAAAGCAAGGAGCTTCCTGGTTTGAAAGAGCAGTGGAAGAAACAGGAAACTCCAGAGGCCAAGAGCGCGGATGAAGAAACATTGCCAAAACATCCAGAGCGCAATCAATTGCTACAAGCTTTCAAGGATCAAGTGACTAAACAACCAGAATCGTCAAACCAACCATCATCTCAAGCTAATCAAGAACATGCTGCAGAAGAAAATGACCCAGTCAGGGCTGAAATATCACAAGAATCAGTAAAGCTGGGAACAGAAACGAATGTTCAAGAACCAACGACACCTGGACCTGATCACAAAAAAAAGCTGGCAGATAAATCAAGAAATGATGAAGCCCAGGAAATCAACGAAGCAACAACTGATGATGTTGAAGAAGAGCATGAATCGGTAAAGGTGAAGGATCTAGGTGAAGGAGCAACAAATAGAAAGAACTCTGTTTCAAGAGGAACCAAGTTATTTCCTCCTCTTGTTGTTGCAGGATCGGCCATTCTTGTCTCTATCATAGTGCTTGTCATTAGTTGGATTAGAGCTAAGAAAAGGTGA
- the LOC118061827 gene encoding uncharacterized protein yields the protein MIIASQSPQLMKIFSMLLFLLSVLSLLSQPSDSTTMLVDGFSEWKDPNVYIGDSIIFKHKYRYKLYIFQNQRAFSLCNFTQATLLTKPNSTSYTWHPSRPGFFYFTFNNGSLKSCNHDSQKVSIKVSPSPPPPVQLPPMASTPVPAPIPGDITASPPAWPYHPRDETASSPAPAPSGSAASSPMETVPTSMPDKSGGSGIPFINSNPAVPLPTGEIDSATIRPLPTSGHHQPVAVGLLGFHGPLICAALLLPLR from the exons ATGATCATTGCCTCTCAGTCGCCACAGCTAATGAAGATTTTTTCCATGCTTCTGTTTCTGCTATCTGTTCTCTCCCTACTCTCGCAACCTTCTGACTCCACAACAATGCTCGTAGACGGTTTTTCAGAGTGGAAAGATCCTAATGTTTATATAGGAGACTCCATCA TTTTCAAACACAAGTATCGCTACAAGCTGTACATTTTCCAGAACCAAAGAGCCTTCAGCCTCTGCAACTTCACTCAAGCTACGCTTCTCACCAAGCCCAATTCCACCTCCTACACG TGGCACCCATCACGCCCTGGTTTCTTCTACTTCACATTCAACAACGGCTCTCTAAAATCCTGCAATCACGATTCACAAAAAGTCTCCATAAAAGTCTCTCCATCACCACCGCCACCAGTACAGCTCCCTCCAATGGCATCAACTCCAGTTCCAGCACCAATTCCAGGCGACATTACGGCATCTCCTCCTGCGTGGCCTTACCATCCTCGAGATGAAACAGCCTCTTCCCCTGCTCCTGCACCTAGCGGTAGTGCTGCAAGCTCTCCAATGGAAACAGTGCCAACATCAATGCCAGATAAAAGTGGTGGTAGTGGCATCCCTTTTATTAATAGCAATCCTGCTGTTCCTTTGCCTACTGGTGAAATTGATTCCGCGACTATTAGACCACTGCCCACCTCCGGCCATCATCAACCG GTGGCGGTGGGGTTACTTGGATTTCACGGGCCTCTAATTTGTGCTGCTTTGCTGCTGCCGTTGCGGTAA
- the LOC118061826 gene encoding G-box-binding factor 4 isoform X1, protein MASSKVMASSKPRKSDLSSTTSSRSRRAISSSLSATNTTEKLARQSTDQLFQRESTMTVDGILRNVYASPSTESTLLGAQITLMEAPNPPPPPEIETNGTDNQDMSDVISQETKTADDIWREIVAGRKEMKDEPDEMMTLEDFLAKAGAVDVVGEEGDDEKMPQPERLSGGLYAFDPVPPSAFQVLDKVEGSIVGFGNGVEVELVAGSGSGGGGGRGKRGRTVVMEPLDKAAQQRQRRMIKNRESAARSRERKQAYQVELESLAVRLEEENEQLLKEKLFIMQEERTKERFKQLMEKVIPVVEKRRPQRMLRRVNSLQW, encoded by the exons ATGGCTTCGTCGAAGGTGATGGCGTCGTCGAAACCTAGAAAATCGGATCTATCTTCAACAACTTCATCTCGATCGCGACGCGCTatttcttcttccctttctgCTACTAATACTACAGAAAAACTAGCTCGTCAATCTACTGACCAATTATTCCAAAGAGAATCGACAATGACAGTAGACGGCATCTTACGTAACGTATACGCCTCTCCATCGACTGAATCGACTCTCCTCGGCGCACAAATAACCCTAATGGAAGCTCCTAACCCTCCCCCTCCTCCAGAAATCGAGACAAATGGTACTGATAATCAGGATATGAGCGATGTAATTTCACAAGAGACTAAGACTGCGGATGATATATGGAGAGAAATTGTGGCGGGAAGGAAGGAAATGAAGGACGAGCCAGATGAGATGATGACTTTGGAGGATTTTTTGGCTAAGGCGGGGGCGGTGGATGTGGTTGGAGAGGAAGGGGATGATGAGAAGATGCCACAGCCTGAGAGGTTGAGTGGAGGATTGTATGCGTTTGATCCTGTACCGCCGAGTGCATTTCAGGTGTTGGATAAGGTGGAAGGCTCCATTGTTGGGTTTGGGAATGGAGTGGAGGTGGAGCTTGTAGCTGGTagtggtagtggtggtggtggaggaagaGGGAAGAGAGGGAGGACGGTCGTAATGGAACCCTTGGATAAGGCGGCGCAGCAGAGGCAGAGGAGGATGATTAAGAATCGGGAGTCTGCTGCTCGGTCTAGAGAGAGGAAGCAG GCTTATCAAGTGGAATTGGAGTCTTTGGCAGTGAGGTTAGAGGAGGAGAATGAGCAGCTGCTTAAAGAGAAG CTGTTCATTATGCAGGAAGAGAGGACCAAGGAAAGGTTTAAGCAG cTTATGGAAAAAGTGATTCCTGTTGTTGAGAAGCGAAGGCCACAACGCATGCTCCGGAGAGTCAACTCTTTGCAGTGGTAG
- the LOC118061826 gene encoding bZIP transcription factor 12 isoform X2 yields the protein MASSKVMASSKPRKSDLSSTTSSRSRRAISSSLSATNTTEKLARQSTDQLFQRESTMTVDGILRNVYASPSTESTLLGAQITLMEAPNPPPPPEIETNGTDNQDMSDVISQETKTADDIWREIVAGRKEMKDEPDEMMTLEDFLAKAGAVDVVGEEGDDEKMPQPERLSGGLYAFDPVPPSAFQVLDKVEGSIVGFGNGVEVELVAGSGSGGGGGRGKRGRTVVMEPLDKAAQQRQRRMIKNRESAARSRERKQAYQVELESLAVRLEEENEQLLKEKEERTKERFKQLMEKVIPVVEKRRPQRMLRRVNSLQW from the exons ATGGCTTCGTCGAAGGTGATGGCGTCGTCGAAACCTAGAAAATCGGATCTATCTTCAACAACTTCATCTCGATCGCGACGCGCTatttcttcttccctttctgCTACTAATACTACAGAAAAACTAGCTCGTCAATCTACTGACCAATTATTCCAAAGAGAATCGACAATGACAGTAGACGGCATCTTACGTAACGTATACGCCTCTCCATCGACTGAATCGACTCTCCTCGGCGCACAAATAACCCTAATGGAAGCTCCTAACCCTCCCCCTCCTCCAGAAATCGAGACAAATGGTACTGATAATCAGGATATGAGCGATGTAATTTCACAAGAGACTAAGACTGCGGATGATATATGGAGAGAAATTGTGGCGGGAAGGAAGGAAATGAAGGACGAGCCAGATGAGATGATGACTTTGGAGGATTTTTTGGCTAAGGCGGGGGCGGTGGATGTGGTTGGAGAGGAAGGGGATGATGAGAAGATGCCACAGCCTGAGAGGTTGAGTGGAGGATTGTATGCGTTTGATCCTGTACCGCCGAGTGCATTTCAGGTGTTGGATAAGGTGGAAGGCTCCATTGTTGGGTTTGGGAATGGAGTGGAGGTGGAGCTTGTAGCTGGTagtggtagtggtggtggtggaggaagaGGGAAGAGAGGGAGGACGGTCGTAATGGAACCCTTGGATAAGGCGGCGCAGCAGAGGCAGAGGAGGATGATTAAGAATCGGGAGTCTGCTGCTCGGTCTAGAGAGAGGAAGCAG GCTTATCAAGTGGAATTGGAGTCTTTGGCAGTGAGGTTAGAGGAGGAGAATGAGCAGCTGCTTAAAGAGAAG GAAGAGAGGACCAAGGAAAGGTTTAAGCAG cTTATGGAAAAAGTGATTCCTGTTGTTGAGAAGCGAAGGCCACAACGCATGCTCCGGAGAGTCAACTCTTTGCAGTGGTAG